In Rhineura floridana isolate rRhiFlo1 chromosome 6, rRhiFlo1.hap2, whole genome shotgun sequence, one genomic interval encodes:
- the CLCC1 gene encoding chloride channel CLIC-like protein 1, producing the protein MLVSLILCAVLLLGGSETQNDEWIDPTDMLNYDAASGTMRKPDKVNQDDSENKKMPEKVVEENIVDVSSCQRKLDSLTQKLDEYNKKDKAKLYESNSIHVFKRHLNKILIEAGRLGLPDITGEAHYDAEIILTKQTLNEINRFLNEDGWKSGALDDALSDILINFRHHDYEAWKWTFEDTFGVDPYNVFMVLLCLVCISVIVATELWTHIGWFTQLKRVLFISFLISFGWNWMYLYKVAFAQHQAEVAKMGNFDNVCAEKIHWSDGLIEWFRSSMTFQDDPCQKYYETILVNPIWLVPPTKALAVTFTNFVTEPLKHIGQGIGEFIRALMKEIPLLLQVPVLVIIAVAILSFCYGAGRSVTALRQLTYQDKQLPPPLPPRNRELQQQILHRQPNGADENGVSMVENMGNMHCIGCSKRGPYDRGDASIKCSEEVNSQKEIKKNSEDHLKGFYTKPSDQAADRIEMNSTDQSLEEENCVEPDRSSHIQELRRGNGDERKCSLKEDRIMKQEALELTGFKRKESSSCELEEPTEKVTESLRFTKQNLKNTAS; encoded by the exons ATGCTAGTTTCTTTGATACTGTGTGCAGTCCTGCTGCTGGGAGGGAGTGAAACTCAGAATGATGAATGGATTGATCCAACAGATATGCTGAATTATGATGCAGCTTCAGGAACAATGAGAAAGCCTGATAAG GTGAATCAAGATGAttctgaaaacaagaaaatgccaGAAAAGGTGGTAGAAGAAAATATTGTGGATGTTTCCAGCTGCCAAAGAAAACTAGATTCTCTAACTCAGAAG CTTGACGAATATAACAAGAAAGATAAAGCCAAGTTATATGAAAGCAATAGCATACATGTTTTTAAGAGACACTTGAATAAGATTTTAATTGAAGCTGGAAGACTTGGACTT CCTGATATCACTGGAGAGGCGCATTATGATGCTGAGATCATCCTTACAAAACAGACATTAAATGAAATCAACAGGTTTCTTAATGAAGATGGCTGGAAATCAGGTGCTTTAGATGATGCACTCAGTGATATTCTGATTAATTTTAGGCATCATGATTATGAAGCTTGGAAATGGACGTTTGAGGACACATTTGGAGTTGATCCATATAATGTCTTCATG GTACTTTTGTGTCTAGTATGCATTTCAGTAATTGTTGCTACAGAACTGTGGACACACATTGGTTGGTTTACACAGCTAAAACGTGTTTTATTCATAAGTTTTCTCATCAGTTTTGGGTGGAACTGGATGTACTTATATAAG GTAGCCTTTGCTCAGCATCAAGCTGAAGTGGCAAAAATGGGAAATTTTGATAACGTGTGTGCTGAGAAGATCCACTGGAGTGATGGCCTAATAG AGTGGTTTAGAAGCTCAATGACATTCCAAGATGATCCTTGTCAAAAGTACTATGAAACCATACTAGTAAATCCTATCTGGCTTGTTCCTCCAACAAAG GCATTGGCTGTTACATTCACCAATTTTGTAACAGAGCCATTGAAGCACATAGGACAAGGAATTGGTGAATTTATTAGAGCACTCATGAAAGAGATCCCATTGTTGCTACAGGTTCCAGTGCTAGTCATCATAGCAGTGGCAATTTTG AGTTTCTGCTATGGGGCTGGAAGATCAGTTACTGCACTAAGGCAGTTAACCTACCAGGACAAACAACTACCTCCTCCGCTTCCCCCAAGGAACAGAGAACTACAACAACAAATACTACATCGGCAACCAAATGGTGCAGATGAAAATGGTGTCAGTATGGTAGAAAATATGGGAAATATGCACTGCATTGGCTGCAGCAAGAGAGGGCCTTATGACAGGGGAGATGCTTCAATAAAG TGTTCAGAAGAAGTAAattcacaaaaagaaataaaaaagaacagtGAAGACCATCTT AAAGGATTTTATACCAAACCAAGTGATCAGGCTGCTGACAGAATAGAGATGAATAGCACAGATCAAAGCCTGGAGGAAGAAAACTGTGTTGAACCAGACAGATCTAGCCATATACAAGAACTCAGAAGAGGCAATGGAGATGAAAGAAAATGTAGCCTTAAAGAGGACAGGATTATGAAGCAAGAAGCTCTGGAGCTAACAGGATTTAAGAGGAAGGAGAGCAGCTCATGTGAATTAGAAGAACCCACAGAGAAGGTTACAGAAAGTTTGCGTTTCACT AAACAAAATCTGAAGAACACTGCGTCTTGA